Proteins encoded by one window of Rubrobacter indicoceani:
- the speB gene encoding agmatinase: MIDPTRRWSEYGEKPDYAGLLSFGGAPYTESAAELAGFDVAIIGAPMDDLVSDRPGTRFAPRAIRAASCPPGPNLETEVDAFEALRIVDFGDAPVVPANPAKSHEAIEKTVSEALGAGCIPVVLGGDHSISEPGIRAVARKHGPPGLVHFDTHTDTGRTVFGAELSHGTIMRRLVEQGHVDPNRYVQIGLRGYWPGEEEFRWQRERGIKSIFMHEIRDGGVENAVRRAVAEVGAGPVFLSVDIDVLDPAFAPGTGTPEPGGLTTTELLRAVREVGEGLDLVGADVVEVIPAAVGSADITALAAERVVREVLGGLAARRKPVEQTCRGF, translated from the coding sequence GTGATAGACCCGACCCGGCGCTGGAGCGAGTACGGCGAGAAGCCGGACTACGCCGGGCTTCTGAGCTTCGGGGGCGCGCCGTACACCGAGAGCGCGGCGGAGCTTGCGGGCTTTGACGTGGCCATCATCGGGGCGCCGATGGACGACCTCGTGTCGGACCGGCCGGGGACAAGGTTCGCCCCGCGCGCGATCCGGGCCGCTTCGTGTCCGCCCGGCCCGAACCTCGAGACGGAGGTAGACGCCTTCGAGGCGCTCCGCATAGTGGACTTCGGGGATGCTCCGGTCGTTCCGGCGAATCCGGCCAAGTCCCACGAGGCCATCGAGAAGACCGTGAGCGAAGCGCTCGGGGCGGGTTGCATTCCGGTTGTACTCGGGGGGGATCACTCGATCTCCGAGCCGGGCATCCGGGCGGTCGCGAGAAAGCACGGGCCGCCTGGGCTGGTCCATTTCGACACGCACACGGACACCGGGAGGACGGTTTTCGGGGCGGAGCTTTCGCACGGGACCATAATGCGCCGTCTTGTAGAGCAGGGCCACGTGGACCCGAACCGTTACGTCCAGATCGGCCTCCGGGGATACTGGCCGGGCGAAGAGGAGTTTCGGTGGCAACGGGAGCGGGGCATCAAGAGCATCTTCATGCACGAGATCCGGGACGGCGGCGTAGAGAACGCGGTGCGTCGCGCGGTCGCGGAGGTCGGGGCCGGGCCGGTTTTCCTCAGCGTGGACATAGACGTTCTCGACCCGGCCTTCGCGCCCGGAACGGGGACGCCGGAGCCGGGCGGCCTGACCACGACGGAGCTGCTCCGGGCCGTTCGGGAGGTCGGTGAGGGGCTGGATCTCGTCGGGGCGGACGTCGTGGAGGTTATACCGGCGGCGGTCGGCTCGGCGGATATCACGGCGCTTGCGGCGGAGAGAGTCGTGCGGGAGGTTCTCGGCGGGCTGGCCGCGAGAAGGAAACCCGTGGAGCAGACGTGTCGGGGTTTCTGA
- a CDS encoding gamma-aminobutyraldehyde dehydrogenase, whose amino-acid sequence MTRTLKNFIGGDYVEAGANGGFGLVNPASEETFAESPATDGAGINAAFRAAEKAFEAYRDSTPADRQKALLGIADRIEERAEEIVAAESENTGKPLGLTLEEEIPMATDQIRFFAGAARVLEGKAAGEYMEGMTSFVRREPIGVCAQVTPWNYPLLMAIWKIAPALAAGNTVVLKPSDTTPVSTLMLAEIASEFLPAGVLNVVCGDRDTGRALIEHPTPQMVSITGSVRAGMEVAKSAASDLKKVHLELGGKAPVIVFDDADIEGAAEEIAGAGYFNAGQDCTAATRVLVAPGVHEEFVAALTEQARGSKTGQPDDEDILYGALNNENQLAHVSGMVERTPSHAEVKTGGRRQGERGYFYEATVVDGLRQDDELSQNEVFGPVITVQQFSDEDEAVRWANGVKYGLASSVFTRDHGRAMRVSRRLDFGCVWINTHIPLVAEMPHGGFKHSGYGKDLSMYGLEDYTRIKHVMTNLGV is encoded by the coding sequence GTGACGAGGACGCTAAAGAACTTTATTGGAGGGGACTACGTCGAGGCGGGCGCAAACGGAGGATTCGGCCTCGTGAACCCCGCGAGCGAAGAGACGTTCGCCGAGTCGCCCGCAACGGACGGGGCCGGGATCAACGCCGCCTTCAGGGCCGCAGAGAAAGCCTTTGAAGCTTACCGGGACTCGACCCCGGCGGACCGGCAGAAGGCCCTGCTCGGCATCGCCGACAGGATCGAAGAAAGGGCCGAGGAGATAGTCGCTGCCGAGTCCGAGAACACCGGAAAGCCGCTCGGGCTGACGCTTGAGGAAGAGATCCCGATGGCGACGGATCAGATCCGGTTCTTCGCCGGGGCCGCCCGCGTCCTTGAAGGGAAGGCCGCCGGGGAGTACATGGAGGGCATGACGAGCTTTGTCCGGCGCGAGCCGATCGGCGTCTGCGCGCAGGTTACGCCCTGGAACTACCCGCTCCTTATGGCGATCTGGAAGATCGCTCCGGCGCTCGCGGCCGGGAACACCGTCGTGTTGAAACCCTCGGACACGACCCCGGTCTCCACGCTGATGCTCGCCGAGATCGCAAGCGAGTTCCTTCCGGCGGGCGTCCTGAACGTGGTCTGCGGCGACCGCGACACCGGACGCGCCCTGATAGAACACCCCACCCCGCAGATGGTCTCCATCACCGGCTCTGTCCGGGCGGGGATGGAGGTCGCGAAGAGCGCGGCCTCAGACCTGAAGAAAGTCCACCTGGAACTCGGCGGGAAGGCCCCGGTCATTGTCTTTGATGACGCGGACATCGAAGGAGCCGCCGAGGAGATAGCGGGCGCGGGCTACTTCAACGCCGGACAGGACTGCACCGCCGCGACCCGTGTTCTTGTCGCGCCGGGCGTCCACGAGGAGTTCGTCGCCGCGCTCACCGAACAGGCCAGAGGTTCAAAGACCGGCCAGCCCGACGATGAAGATATCCTCTACGGTGCGCTCAACAACGAGAACCAGCTGGCCCACGTCAGCGGCATGGTCGAGCGGACGCCGTCGCACGCCGAAGTCAAGACGGGCGGCAGGCGGCAGGGTGAGCGCGGCTACTTCTACGAGGCGACGGTCGTGGACGGGCTGCGTCAGGACGACGAGCTTTCGCAGAACGAGGTCTTCGGGCCGGTTATAACCGTGCAGCAGTTCTCCGACGAGGACGAGGCCGTGAGGTGGGCGAACGGCGTGAAGTACGGGCTTGCGTCGAGCGTCTTCACCCGGGACCACGGCCGGGCGATGCGGGTCAGCCGGCGGCTGGACTTCGGGTGCGTCTGGATCAACACGCACATCCCGCTTGTCGCCGAGATGCCCCACGGCGGTTTCAAGCACTCCGGCTACGGCAAGGACCTCTCGATGTACGGCCTCGAAGACTACACCCGTATCAAGCACGTAATGACCAACCTCGGGGTGTAG
- a CDS encoding DUF1360 domain-containing protein, with protein sequence MSEEQTRQGFSADHDAAKDGQVRHRILEGYDAGEQPLQSYTVLAGVFNLIFAVFLLLAKGTGRGLPERIETRDIVLLGVATHKLSTLIANDAVTSFLRAPFTELQEKDSPKSVEEKPRGSGFQRSIGELVTCKFCMGQWIASFFTYGLVFVPTVTRLVATVFAIVTVSDHLHQIYKALSNRA encoded by the coding sequence ATGAGCGAAGAGCAGACCCGGCAGGGATTCTCCGCGGACCACGATGCCGCGAAGGATGGACAGGTCCGGCACAGAATCCTGGAAGGCTACGACGCCGGGGAGCAGCCCCTTCAGTCCTACACCGTCCTTGCGGGGGTGTTCAACCTGATCTTCGCGGTCTTCCTGCTCCTTGCGAAGGGGACGGGCCGGGGGCTGCCGGAGCGCATAGAGACAAGGGACATCGTGCTGCTCGGGGTCGCGACGCACAAGCTGAGCACCCTGATAGCCAACGACGCCGTTACCAGCTTTCTGCGCGCCCCGTTTACCGAGCTTCAGGAAAAGGACAGCCCCAAGAGCGTCGAGGAGAAGCCCCGGGGCAGCGGCTTTCAGCGCTCCATCGGCGAGCTCGTCACCTGCAAGTTCTGCATGGGGCAGTGGATCGCCTCCTTCTTTACCTACGGCCTGGTCTTTGTCCCGACCGTTACACGGCTCGTCGCGACCGTCTTCGCCATCGTCACGGTCTCCGACCACCTGCACCAGATCTACAAAGCCCTCTCGAACCGGGCTTAG
- a CDS encoding APC family permease: protein MAQISEKTAGGAPETGEKGLKKGAIGFMDALVIGIASTAPAYSLAAVIGLIVVTVGVQSPAVLFASFVPMFFIATAFYYMNRADQDCGTTFSWVTRAMGPWAGWMGGWAICVTGILVIGSLADVAARYTYLLFSLDGLAASKPAITLLAVVYMIVMTAVCVIGIELSAKVQNVMIVAQVVTLLVFAGVALYLVFSGSSATSLSPELSWFNPFAIQDSSALIGGLLIGVFIYWGWESSVNLTEETTDSSSTPGLAAVFSTVILLATYLSVAVAVVAFAGLGTVTEFADDDAILSTVATGVLGSPWYLLVVVSVLTSALASTQTTILPASRTTLSMARAGAFPRVMGKVHPRFLTPHVSTMAIGILAIIWYVPINLVSENFLFDTLSALSLMIAFYYALTGFACAIYYRKELTKSVKNFLFIGLAPVLGASLLAYLFFVSIVDLSDPGASYTGGSFLGIGMPLVIGLGFLLLGVVFMVLWRVTGGGHEEFFGRKPETVPPEVASGEVKVTETAGAPPEAPKKRR from the coding sequence ATGGCACAGATATCGGAGAAGACGGCGGGCGGCGCACCCGAGACCGGCGAAAAGGGGCTCAAAAAGGGCGCGATAGGCTTTATGGACGCGCTCGTCATCGGGATAGCGTCAACGGCTCCGGCGTACTCGCTGGCGGCGGTTATCGGGCTGATAGTCGTAACGGTCGGGGTTCAGTCCCCGGCGGTTCTGTTCGCCTCGTTTGTCCCGATGTTCTTTATCGCAACGGCTTTCTACTACATGAACCGCGCGGATCAGGACTGCGGCACGACCTTTTCGTGGGTTACGCGGGCGATGGGTCCATGGGCCGGGTGGATGGGCGGCTGGGCCATCTGCGTTACGGGGATCCTCGTTATCGGGTCGCTTGCGGACGTGGCCGCCCGCTACACCTACCTGCTGTTCTCCCTCGACGGGCTTGCGGCCTCGAAACCCGCCATAACTTTGCTCGCGGTCGTGTACATGATCGTCATGACGGCGGTGTGCGTTATCGGGATAGAACTCTCGGCAAAGGTCCAGAACGTCATGATCGTCGCTCAGGTCGTTACGCTGCTCGTCTTCGCCGGGGTCGCTCTCTACCTTGTCTTCTCCGGCTCCTCGGCGACCTCGCTCTCCCCGGAACTCTCCTGGTTTAACCCGTTTGCGATACAGGATTCGAGCGCGCTTATCGGCGGCTTGCTGATCGGGGTCTTTATCTATTGGGGCTGGGAATCGTCCGTGAACCTGACCGAAGAGACGACCGACTCCTCCTCGACGCCGGGGCTTGCGGCGGTGTTCTCCACGGTGATCCTCCTTGCGACGTACCTCTCCGTCGCGGTGGCGGTCGTGGCCTTCGCCGGGCTCGGGACGGTTACGGAGTTCGCCGACGACGACGCGATTCTCTCAACCGTCGCCACGGGTGTCCTCGGCTCGCCCTGGTACCTGCTCGTGGTCGTCTCCGTGCTGACGAGCGCGCTCGCCTCGACGCAGACGACCATCCTCCCGGCCTCGCGCACCACGCTCTCGATGGCGCGGGCCGGAGCGTTTCCGAGGGTGATGGGGAAGGTACATCCGAGGTTCCTCACCCCGCACGTCTCGACGATGGCCATCGGGATACTCGCGATAATCTGGTACGTCCCGATAAACCTCGTAAGCGAGAACTTCCTCTTCGACACGCTGAGCGCGCTCTCCTTGATGATCGCCTTCTACTACGCCCTCACCGGCTTCGCGTGCGCTATCTACTACAGAAAGGAACTCACGAAGTCGGTCAAGAACTTCCTTTTCATCGGGCTGGCTCCGGTGCTCGGGGCATCGCTTCTTGCGTACCTGTTCTTTGTCTCGATAGTAGACCTCTCGGACCCCGGTGCGTCTTACACGGGCGGGTCGTTTCTCGGGATCGGTATGCCGCTCGTGATCGGCCTCGGCTTCCTGCTGCTCGGGGTGGTCTTCATGGTTCTCTGGCGCGTAACCGGTGGTGGCCACGAGGAGTTCTTCGGACGCAAGCCGGAGACTGTCCCGCCGGAGGTGGCTTCCGGTGAGGTAAAGGTCACCGAGACGGCCGGCGCGCCCCCGGAGGCGCCGAAGAAACGCCGCTAG
- a CDS encoding flavin monoamine oxidase family protein: MNNKPYPTDVVVVGAGLSGLVAARELVRDGAEVTVLEARDRPGGRTCTREVDGVTLDLGGEWVDAAHTALRDLVEELGLELAPTSGKKSGGLWYIRGESTDHIPLNGPDERIYRRMNEAMHDVSGSNDTGTFLRNAPHHRDVDVSVRTWLLREGMSDDGLHVLETLLASCGSTVPLGKMSFYAYANKAATRGGPGKGNEYRVVGGAGSVAATMAGELSGRISYSSPVVGIEQDEDGVSVRCITSDGYVVYRGRKAILAVPPPVWRRIEFSPDKSLPLTWRKMSRRASYGIVRKLHFVFEGDTGEVPFTVSDGPLGYCGASQSGVGLSGVVSFSGGEPLLPELGLSKENRLARDVQALTKLYDVPEPKAVVESVWAEDVYSGGSYMILAPGDLATFGGAMGGSFGNLQLAGCEGYAPAPSFMNSAVVAGIKAAERVSGALGGFR, encoded by the coding sequence TTGAACAACAAACCTTACCCGACCGACGTGGTGGTGGTCGGAGCGGGGCTCTCCGGCCTCGTCGCGGCCCGAGAACTCGTCCGGGACGGCGCCGAGGTAACGGTTCTCGAAGCCCGCGACCGACCGGGCGGAAGAACCTGCACCCGCGAGGTAGACGGCGTTACCCTCGACCTCGGCGGCGAATGGGTGGACGCCGCCCACACCGCATTGCGCGACCTCGTAGAAGAACTCGGCCTCGAACTCGCGCCGACGAGCGGCAAGAAAAGCGGCGGTCTGTGGTACATCCGGGGCGAGAGCACGGATCATATCCCCCTGAACGGCCCGGACGAGCGCATCTACAGGCGCATGAACGAGGCGATGCACGACGTATCCGGGTCAAACGATACTGGCACGTTCCTGCGTAACGCTCCACACCACCGCGACGTCGACGTTAGTGTTCGTACATGGCTTTTGCGGGAAGGCATGTCGGATGATGGCCTGCACGTTCTGGAAACTTTGCTCGCCTCCTGCGGCTCGACCGTTCCGCTCGGCAAGATGTCTTTCTACGCCTACGCGAACAAGGCCGCTACGCGCGGCGGCCCCGGCAAAGGCAACGAGTACCGGGTCGTCGGGGGGGCGGGCAGCGTCGCCGCGACGATGGCAGGGGAGCTTTCAGGGAGGATCTCTTATTCCAGCCCCGTCGTCGGGATAGAGCAGGACGAGGACGGAGTTTCCGTGCGGTGCATAACATCGGATGGATACGTTGTTTATCGGGGGCGAAAAGCCATCCTCGCGGTTCCGCCTCCGGTCTGGCGACGCATCGAGTTCTCGCCGGACAAATCCTTGCCGCTCACCTGGCGCAAGATGTCCCGACGGGCGTCCTACGGGATCGTCAGAAAGCTGCACTTCGTCTTCGAGGGGGATACTGGAGAAGTACCCTTCACCGTTTCGGACGGGCCGCTCGGGTACTGCGGGGCTTCACAGTCCGGCGTTGGTTTATCGGGCGTCGTTTCGTTTTCAGGGGGCGAACCGCTCTTGCCGGAGCTTGGACTTTCAAAGGAAAACCGTCTGGCGAGGGATGTACAGGCGCTGACGAAGCTCTACGATGTCCCGGAACCGAAGGCGGTCGTGGAGAGTGTCTGGGCGGAAGACGTGTACTCCGGGGGGAGTTATATGATCCTCGCACCCGGCGACCTTGCGACGTTCGGCGGCGCGATGGGCGGCTCGTTCGGCAACTTGCAGCTCGCCGGGTGCGAAGGTTATGCCCCCGCGCCGAGCTTCATGAACAGCGCGGTCGTAGCTGGCATAAAGGCGGCGGAGAGGGTCTCGGGGGCGCTAGGCGGGTTCCGGTAG
- a CDS encoding aspartate aminotransferase family protein, whose product MDVMHGLGEEGSRTLLSGVDNLMLHFTPYAEDWSKLPVIVSGEGCHVTDSRGDTYIDGLAGLFTTQVGHGREELAEVAAGQMRQLGFFPNWSFQHPRSLELAKKIAEIAPGDLNSTFFVSSGSEAVESVIKLARQYHKVNGEPGRYKIISRDVAYHGTTLGALSVTGLPGFKAPFEPLPAGFHHVRNTQQDPEGAADAIEQMIEAEGPDQIAAVILEPVQNAGGCLVPPMDYWKRVREICDRHGVLLVSDAVICAFGRLGEWFGIERFGVVPDMSTFAKGVTSGYLPMGGVVVNDRIANTLKENAPMFSHGSTFGGHPVSSAVALENIRIIEREKLLENVHNLEGHFGDELRRMAADHPVVSEVRGMGFFWAVEINPEKADGTPLQGDEYQRYFKGVVSRKLLEGGLICRFDDKDDPVIQFSPALISDKEILSKIADITDSALTELEKQLGYRS is encoded by the coding sequence ATGGATGTGATGCACGGTCTGGGTGAAGAGGGTTCGCGGACTCTGCTTTCGGGGGTCGACAACCTGATGCTGCACTTCACGCCGTATGCCGAAGACTGGTCGAAGTTGCCCGTTATCGTTTCGGGCGAGGGTTGTCACGTCACGGACAGCAGGGGCGACACGTACATAGACGGGCTTGCGGGGCTGTTCACGACGCAGGTCGGGCACGGGCGCGAGGAGCTTGCAGAGGTCGCAGCGGGGCAGATGAGGCAGCTTGGCTTTTTCCCGAACTGGAGTTTCCAGCACCCGAGGAGCCTGGAGCTTGCGAAAAAGATAGCTGAAATCGCGCCGGGGGATTTGAACAGCACGTTCTTTGTGTCGAGCGGCTCGGAGGCGGTGGAGAGCGTCATAAAGCTGGCGCGGCAGTATCACAAGGTAAACGGGGAGCCGGGGCGGTACAAGATCATCTCGCGCGACGTTGCCTATCACGGGACGACGCTGGGGGCCCTGAGCGTAACGGGTCTGCCGGGTTTCAAGGCCCCGTTCGAGCCGCTCCCGGCGGGCTTCCATCACGTCAGGAACACCCAGCAGGACCCGGAAGGCGCGGCGGACGCGATAGAGCAGATGATCGAAGCCGAGGGGCCGGATCAGATCGCCGCCGTCATCCTCGAACCCGTGCAGAACGCGGGCGGCTGCCTTGTCCCGCCGATGGACTACTGGAAGCGGGTAAGGGAGATCTGCGACAGGCACGGCGTCCTGCTTGTCTCGGACGCGGTTATCTGCGCCTTCGGGCGGCTCGGAGAGTGGTTCGGGATCGAACGCTTCGGTGTCGTACCGGACATGAGCACGTTCGCCAAGGGCGTTACGTCGGGCTACCTGCCGATGGGCGGCGTCGTCGTAAACGACAGGATAGCGAACACCCTGAAAGAAAACGCCCCGATGTTCAGCCACGGCTCGACGTTCGGCGGTCATCCCGTATCGAGCGCGGTTGCGCTAGAGAACATCCGGATCATCGAGCGGGAGAAGCTTCTCGAAAACGTCCACAACTTAGAAGGACACTTCGGAGACGAACTGCGCCGGATGGCCGCCGATCACCCGGTGGTCAGTGAGGTGCGCGGGATGGGCTTTTTCTGGGCGGTCGAGATCAACCCCGAAAAGGCCGACGGCACGCCTTTGCAGGGCGACGAATACCAGAGATATTTCAAGGGCGTAGTGTCTCGGAAGCTTCTGGAGGGTGGTCTGATCTGCCGCTTCGACGACAAGGACGACCCGGTGATTCAGTTCTCCCCCGCGCTTATCTCGGACAAAGAGATCCTGTCGAAGATCGCAGACATAACAGACTCGGCCCTGACAGAGCTCGAAAAGCAGCTCGGCTACCGGAGCTAA